The nucleotide sequence TGCCAACCTCAGCCACGAACGGCTCGGCGACAATGGGCGCTGGTATCCCTGCCCGTCGCCGGAGTCCGACGGCGAACGGCTACTCTTCACGGAGCGCTTCCCCATCGGCCGCGGCCGTTTCGTGCCGGCGGAGCTCGGCGAGGCGCCGGATCTGCCGGACGCCGAGTACCCGCTGGTGCTCAACACCGGGCGGCAGCTGGAGCACTGGCACACGGGCGTGATGACGCGGCGCTCGCGGGCGCTGGACGCCCTGGCCCCGGAGGCGCGGGTGGAGGTGCACCCGGACGATGCCGGGCGCCTCGGCATCGCCGACGGCGACTGGACGCGCCTCACCTCCCGGCGCGGCAGCGTGCAGGTGCAGGCGAAGGTCACCGATGACGTCGCCCTGGGCACGCTGTTCCTGCCGATGCACTTCCGCGAGGCCGCCGCCAACCTCCTTACCAGCCCGGAGCTCGACCCCTACGGCAAGATCCCCGAGTTCAAGATCTGCGCCGTGCGCCTGGAGCGGTTGCCGGAGCCGGAATAACCGCGAAGGCGCGAAGGACGCCAAGGCGGGAGGAAGGCGGGTAGGTCGTGCGCGGCTGCAGGCCGCGTGCGACATGGGCGGTGGCGTTCCTGCCGCGCGGGGATAAAACACAACGGCACAACGGGCACAACGTTTCACCACGACGGAGATTTGGGAGAGGGGGCGACTTGCCAACTTGGCCGATTGGTTCCTGTGTCGCCCGTCGGCTCGTTATCGCCTCCGGAAGCGTTGTGCCCGTTGTGTCGTTGTGTTTATCCAGCCTGGCTGGCGCAGGGAGAAACGCAACGCCCGGCCCCGGTGCGCGTCCTGTCTGCGAAACGGTGAGATAGGCGGGCTAGGGCAGGCAGGCGAGGGTTACGTCCGCGCCGTCCGCCTTGGCCTGCTGTTTGAGGTCGGCCAGCAGCTGCATGAGGGCCGCGTCGTCGCGCTGCCGCGACTGCGGAGCGAGGACGGCGGTCGCGGCGCAGGCCGCGAGCAGCGGGAAGCGTCGCACCCTGCCGCGGCGGTCGACACCGCGCAGATAGCCGGCCCTGCGATGGGCCTCTTCGTAGAACGCGCGCACGTCTTCTCGGAAGCTGTCGAGAATGCCGCCAAGCGTTCGGGGCAGAAGGCGGCCATCATCGCCGGGCAGGCCGACGAAGAAGTCATCGCCGCCGATATGGCCGACAAAGGCATTCTGATCGCTCAGTCGCTTGCTGAGCAGCTCCGCCAGCAGACGCAGCACGCGGTCGCCCTGGCGGAAGCCGTAGTGGTCGTTGTAGGCCTTGAAGTGGTTGAGGTCCACGTAGGCCATGGTGGTGGGCTCGGAGACGTGCAGCCGCTCGCCGATGAAGCGCTGGATCATGCGGTTGCCCGGCAGCTGGGTCAGCGGGTTCTGGTCCCGGGCCTGCTCGAGGCTGCGCTTGTGCATGGCGAGCAGCAGCGCCTCGGCGTGCAGCATGCCGTGGTAGCGGCCGTCACGGGTGAGGAGCACGCCCTCCCCGCCGCCGGCAGCGGTGTATGCCTCCAGCAGCGCCTCGACGGGGGTGCCGAGCTCGGCTCGCAGGGCCGGGTGGACAAACTGGCCGAAGCAGTCGCCGAGCCGCTTGCGGGATAGCAGGTCGCGGCCGCAGGCGGAGTAGATGTAGGCCTTGAGGTCGCGCTCCCGAACCAGGCCCCGGGGCCCGCCCTCGACGCCGACGAAGGGGAAGGCGCGGCGCTCGGGATTGCGCCGGAACATCTCGAATACGTCTGCCATGCGCATGTCCGCATTGACAGTAGGCGCCTGGTCCACCTGCTCCTCGGCGCAATCGGCATCGTCGCGCGAGCGGCGGCGCTCCCCGGCGTGCAGCTCGGTGACCCGCTCGCAGTGGCAGCGCATGCGGTGGGCATCCAGTGCCGGCGCTCCGGTCCAGTAACCCTGCACCCGATCACAGCCGATCTGCTCGCAGGTGCGGAACTCCTCGGCGGTCTCCACGCCCTCGGCGATCACCTGGATCCCGAGCGTCTTGGCGAGCTCCACGGCATGCGCCGCGAACACCCGCTTGCGCGGATCGGCATCGATGTTGGCGATGAAGTAGCGGTCCAGCTTGATGAAGTCCGGATGCAGGTCGTAGAGGAGCGAGAGGCCTGAATAACCGGTACCAAAATCGTCGAGGGCGATCTGCACCCCGGCGTCGCGGTAGCGGGTGAGTCGCCTCTGCAGGGTCTCCAGATCCCGGATCTCCCGCCGCTCGGAGACCTCGATGACCACCGACAGCGGCGAGACGCCCCGCTCGCGTATGGCATCCAGCCAGTTCTCGGGGCTGTCGGCTGAATCCTCGAGCACGCGGTTGTCCACGTTCAGGAACAGCGTGAGCTCGTCCGCCTTGTCCAGCTGCCGGAAGGCGGCGAGCGCGCCCTGGCGGAGCAGGTTCTCCAGCAGTCGCAGACGCCCGCTGCCGGCGGCGGTTTCCAGCATCTCCGGCACCGAGGCGAAGCCGATCCGGTCCACGCCGCGGGTCAGTGCCTCGACGGCGACACAGCGGCCGCTGCGGATGCCGACAATGGGCTGGAACGCGAACTGGAGATGCTTCTGCGCCAGGCCGAAGGGAAACTCCGGCACCGCCTCGATGTGGCTCGCCATGGTGCCCCCGTTTTGATAACCCCTGTACAAAGCTTAAGCAAGGATTGTCCCAACCGTCCTTACCGAATGATGACAGTTGGACGGGCGGCGCAACCGGGGGCTCCATGGTGCCGGAACGGCACTCCGGCCGGCAGCTCGACCGACGGCGCCGCAGGTTCAGGCCAGGGCGTCGGCCCGTGGCCGGACCAGGATGGGCAGGTAGGTGACGGCGTAGGTCAGAAATGCCAGGGCCCAGGCGAGGCCCGCGAGTGCCTGCAGGCTGGCAGTGGGGAGCGGGGTGTAGGCGCCGAGGCGCAGCGCGGCCGCGATCAGCATCAGCCCGAATGCGGCGACCATCGGCCTCGGCGCGCGCATGGGCCGGCCAGTGTGGCCGAGGGCGACGCGGGCCATCATGCCGAGGGCGAGCAGTCCGAG is from Spiribacter halobius and encodes:
- a CDS encoding bifunctional diguanylate cyclase/phosphodiesterase; the protein is MASHIEAVPEFPFGLAQKHLQFAFQPIVGIRSGRCVAVEALTRGVDRIGFASVPEMLETAAGSGRLRLLENLLRQGALAAFRQLDKADELTLFLNVDNRVLEDSADSPENWLDAIRERGVSPLSVVIEVSERREIRDLETLQRRLTRYRDAGVQIALDDFGTGYSGLSLLYDLHPDFIKLDRYFIANIDADPRKRVFAAHAVELAKTLGIQVIAEGVETAEEFRTCEQIGCDRVQGYWTGAPALDAHRMRCHCERVTELHAGERRRSRDDADCAEEQVDQAPTVNADMRMADVFEMFRRNPERRAFPFVGVEGGPRGLVRERDLKAYIYSACGRDLLSRKRLGDCFGQFVHPALRAELGTPVEALLEAYTAAGGGEGVLLTRDGRYHGMLHAEALLLAMHKRSLEQARDQNPLTQLPGNRMIQRFIGERLHVSEPTTMAYVDLNHFKAYNDHYGFRQGDRVLRLLAELLSKRLSDQNAFVGHIGGDDFFVGLPGDDGRLLPRTLGGILDSFREDVRAFYEEAHRRAGYLRGVDRRGRVRRFPLLAACAATAVLAPQSRQRDDAALMQLLADLKQQAKADGADVTLACLP